The window AATTATATCCGGCTAGAGGTGTAACAGACGATTATGCTTATGGTATGCATGGTATTTTTTGCTATACTTTTGAATTAGCAACAGAATTCATTCCACCTCCTGCAGCTGTACAACAGATCGTCTCCGACAATATGGAAGCTGCAATGATCTTACTCCGCAGAGTACATCACTCTACACTGACCGGACTCATAACAGATAGTATAACAGAAGAACCGGTAGTTGCAGAGATATTTATTGATGGTATAGACAATACTGGAGTATTCAGGAATCCATATCTGAGTAATCAGAATTTTGGCAGATATTTTAGAATGCTCTTGCCGGGTCAATATACAGTACAATTCTCTGCTCCAGGATATTATACTTCAGAGGCACTCGCTTTCAGTATTATCGATCTAGAACAAACAATCTTGAATTATGAGATGATACCTTTGAACATACCTGAAATTACGAATATCTTTGGTGGAGACGGATTCGTGAGATTAATGTGGGAACTGCCAATAGCGGAGTCAGATATTAGACAAGATCTGCAAAGGACTAGCGAACCACTGGGATTTAATCTTTACCGTAATGACATTCATCTTAATCCTAATGAGTTAATTACTGAGAACATATACTACGATTATGATGTCATTAATGGTCAATCCTATACCTACCAATTAACTGCTGTTTATCAAGAAGGAGAATCTTTGTTATCAGAATTAGTTACTGCAATCCCCCTAGAAGATGCTTTAATTTCTCCTGATAATTTGACAATATCTATACTTGGAGATGTCATTACAATAGAGTGGGCTCTACAAGAAAATGCTTTAGGATATCATATTTATTCTACCGAAGATCCTTATGCTGAAGAATGGGAGTATTTGAACTATACTACTGACGCGGAATGGAGCGGCAATATTGATAATAGTTCAAAACTATTCTTTAGAGTTACAGCAGAATACTGAAAAATCAAAAGGTTAATTAATCCAGTGCAATTTCTAATATTGTTTAGGGAATTCAGTTATGAAAGAGAAACTAATATTTATTGTTGATGACGAGCCGGACATTCTGGAGCTTGTGGATCTGAACCTTAAAAAAGCCGGTTTCAGAACAAAGAAATTTGAAGATACTATCGATCTTATCAGTCAGATAGAGATGACGCCACCATCTTTAATTATCCTTGATCTAATGCTTCCTCATACGGATGGAATGGAACTCTGCAAGCAGTTAAAAGCAAACCGTGAATATCGTCATATCCCGATCATCATGCTCACTGCCAAAACCGATGAGATGGATAAAGTACTCGGCTTAGAACTCGGTGCTGATGATTACGTAACCAAACCTTTCTCACCAAGAGAATTGACCGCCAGAGTCAAAGCTGTATTGAGAAGAAAGGTGGAGGTAGAGAATGATATTAGAACTGTTGGTAATCTTTTAACATTAGATCTGAATCAATATAATGTTACTGTAGAGGGGAAAAAAATTACTCTGACCAATACTGAATTAAAGATTCTACAACTGTTGACATCTCACATTGGTTGGGTGTTTTCCCGTGACCAGATTCTTGATTATCTATGGGGTCATGAAAAGATAGTTATTGATAGAACTATTGATGTACACATCAATCACCTTCGTAAAAAACTCGGTAAAGCTGGACATTTAATTCATAATGTTCGTGGTATCGGTTACAAGATCGAAGATAGAACAGAATGAAAAAACACTCTATATTCTTAAAAATTATTTTAGGTTTTATTGTCATCAACATTGTTTTAGTTCTTGCTGTCTCACTGATATCTTATCAAATAATTAAGAATCATTATCTGGATACTTTAAGAGACTACTTGTTCGATACTGGAAATATTTTGCTCATCAATATTAAACCTCTCTTGTTAGAACAAAGATATGCCGATCTGGATATATATATAAAAGAGTTAGGATCAAAAAGTGAATTTCGGATTACAGTTATCACCTCTGAGGGATTAGTAGTTGCCGATTCAGAAAGAGATATTTCGGAAATGGATGACCATAGTGGTCGTCCTGAGATCATAACAGCTCTGCAAGGTACAACAGGTGAGTCAATCAGATTCAGTTCTTCGATCCAAACAGATATGCTTTATGTGTCACTACCTATCATAGAACGAGACGAGGTTATCGGAGTAGTTAGAGTCAGTTTGTTTCTTGATAAGATTGATATTCTTATCAGTTCTTTACGCAATGAGATTTTCTTGATTGCTCTAATAGTATTCATTATTGCCTTCTTCGGTCTCTATCTCTTCTCTTTGCGTCTTACGAAACCAATCAAGGAATTATCTAAGGCAGCCAATAAAATATCTGCTGGTAATTTTGATGTGAGTGTTTATCCAAGAGCTAATGATGATATTGGTTATCTCTGCCGAAGTTTTAATTTTATGGTGACCAAAATCCAAGAATTAATTACAGACATAACTCAGAATAAAGATGCTCTTGATACTATTATCAATACAATGCAGGAAGGTTTGTTAGTTCTCAATGAAAATGGAAAGATTGAACTTACAAATAAGAGTTTCGATCTGATTGCAGAAAGTGATGACCTCATAAGCAAATACTATTTTGAAGGCATAAGAAAACCTGAATTGAGCGAATTTATACGAGAGATGTTTGAATCCCAAGAAAATTACTATAAAGAAATTGTTATTGATGATGACTATTTCATCAGTAACGGTTTATCGCTTCCCAATAAAAAAGATAAACTGGTCCTTCTCTTTAACATAACCGATCTACGTAAACTGGAAAAAGTAAAGAAAGATATGATCGCTAATGTTTCGCATGAACTTCGATCTCCATTGACTGCTATTAAGGGTTTTGCTGAAACGTTGGAAGATGAAGTAACGCCTGAAGGAAAGGAATTTTTAGAAATTATCGAACGGAATATAAACCGATTGATCAATATTGTCAATGACCTCTTGACCCTCTCCCAGCTTGAACAAAGAGATATTGTTGAACTTAAACCTATAGCGATTAATGATATTGTTAATCATATAGCTCATATTTATCGGCAAAAGATAGAAAAGAAGAATATGAAATTACAGCTGGAATTGGCTAATAATCTTCCATCAATAAAAGGGGATGAATTTAGAATAGAACAACTGCTAGTCAATTTGTTGGAAAACTCGCTGCAGCATACTGAGGAAGGTTTTATAATAATAAGGACTTATAAAGATGACAGATTCATAGTTCTGGAAATAGATGATACCGGTGTCGGTATTCCTGCTGAGCATAGAGACCGTATCTTTGAAAGATTTTATGTAGTAGACAAGTCACGCTCAAAAAAATATGGTGGAACGGGCCTCGGATTGGCTATAGTAAAGCATATAGCATTATTACATAACGGCTCTGTAGCACTCAAACAAAAGGATAGCAAAGGAAGTTGCTTTGTAGTGAAATTACCGATCAGATAAATCTTAAGAGCATATCTATACAACTAACTGAAAAAAAAGGGGTTAGCATAAAACCAACCCCTACTTGCTTTTTATAAACCTAAAATCTCCCTCGCTTCTGCCGGTGTGGCTAAAGGTCTGCCGTATTCTTCAGCTAAACGGCTAACCCGGGCAACCAATTGGGCATTAGATTCAGCCAAAACTTTCTTATGATAAAAGATATTATCTTCAAAACCTACTCTAATATGACCACCCATGACT is drawn from Candidatus Cloacimonadota bacterium and contains these coding sequences:
- a CDS encoding response regulator transcription factor; translated protein: MKEKLIFIVDDEPDILELVDLNLKKAGFRTKKFEDTIDLISQIEMTPPSLIILDLMLPHTDGMELCKQLKANREYRHIPIIMLTAKTDEMDKVLGLELGADDYVTKPFSPRELTARVKAVLRRKVEVENDIRTVGNLLTLDLNQYNVTVEGKKITLTNTELKILQLLTSHIGWVFSRDQILDYLWGHEKIVIDRTIDVHINHLRKKLGKAGHLIHNVRGIGYKIEDRTE
- a CDS encoding HAMP domain-containing protein; translation: MKKHSIFLKIILGFIVINIVLVLAVSLISYQIIKNHYLDTLRDYLFDTGNILLINIKPLLLEQRYADLDIYIKELGSKSEFRITVITSEGLVVADSERDISEMDDHSGRPEIITALQGTTGESIRFSSSIQTDMLYVSLPIIERDEVIGVVRVSLFLDKIDILISSLRNEIFLIALIVFIIAFFGLYLFSLRLTKPIKELSKAANKISAGNFDVSVYPRANDDIGYLCRSFNFMVTKIQELITDITQNKDALDTIINTMQEGLLVLNENGKIELTNKSFDLIAESDDLISKYYFEGIRKPELSEFIREMFESQENYYKEIVIDDDYFISNGLSLPNKKDKLVLLFNITDLRKLEKVKKDMIANVSHELRSPLTAIKGFAETLEDEVTPEGKEFLEIIERNINRLINIVNDLLTLSQLEQRDIVELKPIAINDIVNHIAHIYRQKIEKKNMKLQLELANNLPSIKGDEFRIEQLLVNLLENSLQHTEEGFIIIRTYKDDRFIVLEIDDTGVGIPAEHRDRIFERFYVVDKSRSKKYGGTGLGLAIVKHIALLHNGSVALKQKDSKGSCFVVKLPIR